A segment of the Acomys russatus chromosome 30, mAcoRus1.1, whole genome shotgun sequence genome:
ccccaactactggaattaaaggcgtgtgccataaTGTCTGACCAATTTGAGTAATTTTTGataaaacatttgcaaataaatagTGTCTAATTATTGTAGACTGCAGGGCTtacttattaaaaatatacatctttGTGCTGTGTTTTTTATCCTAATCTATAGCTACTAGAAGCAGAAACTCAGATATCCAAAGCTGTTTAGTTGATAGGCCTTGCTTACGTGCAATACGTCTGTTGCCGTCTGGCTGAAAACACCTCTGTGTACAATGGCGTATTTGCGGTGTGGACATCACCTTGACCACATGTCGGCTCTCTGCTTTGCTTGAGTAAGGGCAGGATTCAGTTATTCTCCTTCCATCAGTCGGTCTGCAGGCCCAGCACCCAACAGAGTGTCCACATGCGGGACAGCTACTGGAGTGAACATGTCCTTCTTCGCTCCTCAGATGAGCAGATGTGCAGGCAGCTTGCATAGCTTTCACCTCCCAAGATGCCATGTCCTATCCTATCCATTTCTAATAGATGCAACAGGCTTTCCAACTGCTCTGATCATCCTTAAACCATGGTATTTTCAAGATGAAAAGCACTACCAGGTCATCCCCTATACAGATAACACTCTTTCACCCTTCCATCACTTAGACATCACTGCCGAATAGTCTGGAAACACAGATATTGGCAAAAGCTGTGTTAGCTCTAAACTATGGACTCCTTCCCCATCATTAGACATCTTCCGCTGTTCAGTGCTAGCATCCGCCAACCCACACTTTGttaagtcagtcagtcagtcagtcagatTATCTCTATAGTAACGGCCAGGGAATAAAACAAGAAAGTGTCAAAGCACTGCTTTCATACTGCAttgcgcatgtgtgcgtgcataccaCCTCTGCATTGAAGTCATCTAGATATATAAGAAGTGACACTCAGTTACTGGCAACATTAGCAACATTGGCAACCTTTACCTCTGTTCCCCATCACCTTGGAATTATAATGCTTGATAGCACTTGTAAGAAGTATGCATGCAAATCAGACACTGGTAGTTTGAGGTGGTGACGTAAATGCAGTTCATGCCAAGGGATCCATCCCCTGGACTGTCCACTTCTCCAGCCTCTTTTTGGGTAGCCTTCCAGCAATCCTTTCCCTAAGCCAGTAGCTTTTTGTATATGCTGTTATTCAGGTGAGCGGAGCAGGTATCCATTTTACTGGGCATCAGCTGGCCGGTGCTGTTGTAACTGTTGGGATCGGAGCTCTCTTTGCAGCACAAGATGCTGTAGAGGTGCCTCTGGCACTCGGAGGAGGCGTAGTAGTAAATCAAAGGGTCGATGCAACAGCTGATGCTGCTCACACAGACGCAGAGGAGGTAAGCGAAGTAGGCCGCCTCGGTGGCAGGGCTGTCGGAGAGCAGCAGGTAGTGCAGGATCAGGAGGAGGTTGGTGGGTCCAAAGCACACGATGAAGATACAGAACACGGCGGCCGACAGGAACAAAGCCCGGGACTTCTTGCTCCGGTTGGCAACCGAGGAGGCGCTGAGACAGCGGATGATGGACGTGTAGCAGACCGTGGAAATAATCAACGGCAAGAGGAAGAAGACGGCGGAGAAGGCCGAGAAGTAGGAGGAGTAAAAGCCATGCAGCAGGGTCTCGTTGAGGACATCGTGGCACGTGGTGACGTTGAGCCCCGGCACCTGGGTGGTCTGCTCCTTAAGGAGAAGGGGCACCACCCCGACGATGGCCATCACCCAAATGACCGCGCACGTGAAGTTGGCTCGGCCCAGGGTGCGCCACGACAGGGACTGGATCGGGTACACCACGGCCAGGAAGCGGTCGATGCTTATCACGGTCATGAGCATGACGGACGCGTACATGTTACAATAAAAGGCCGCGGTGGCGAAGCGGCACATCCCAGACCCGAATTGCCAGTCGCTGCCGGAAAAATAGTAGCTGATCTTGAAGGGGAGTAAGGACACAAACAGCACATCGGCCGCGGCCAGGTGCAGCATGTACACCACGGCCGGCTTCTTGACTTTCATCTTCAAGACAAACACTGCGATGGCCAGCATGTTCAGAGGAAGGCTGACTATGAACACAAAGGTGTACACGGAGGGGATGAAAAGTGTCAGCCAGGGGCCGGTCAGGTATCCCAAGGCATCTTCCGAGATGAAGGGAGCCGGTGGCGTGGGAGGGGGAGACCGGCTTCTATTTAAGTAGACTGCCCTGCCCTCGGGAGATGCACTTTCATTTTGCTCTTCCTCGTCCCCCATGGGGAACTGTTCAAATATGTTTTCATTGGGATTCCTGAGGAAAAAGGAGCGGGGGTTCAAAGTTGCATCTGCCGTCTCGGattctgaaagagaaaattttgGAAAAGCGAGTGATGTCGACAGGCAGACGAGACAAGCCGAGGGTGCATTTTGTCTGCTTTCTGCAGTTTTCCCTGGGGAGCAGATGGCTAGGCTCATGTCATGCGCACAGATGGACTACGGACTTTGTAAGTAAATATGCTCCTATCTTAGAATACCGTACGACATTCTGCTTGGATACAATACCCCTAATACTCTGTCACTCCAGGGGACAAAGGTGAGCGAACCAtcactcccagagatccacctcaCCAACCTTATTAACCATGAAATAGCAAACAGTGCTTTCCTTTACATGTTTATTTGACTTTGGTGCTCGGAGAGAGCAGGCACAGCACAGGGTGGACAGGGAGTTGGCCCTGGGACTAAATTCTGGTGGTCAAGCTGACAAGTGCCCTTAcccccgctgagccatcttgccagccttcaAACAGTGCTTTCTCCCCTGTTGCACCCCCACCATCTGTGGGTACAGCTTGCCTTTGGCTTCCCCAGCTGGTCTGAGCCATCCTGGGAACCCCATCTctaccaaaggaaaaatccacatAGAAAGCAGAGAGAATTCCTACAGTCTACAGAATGGAGGGAGGCCGTTCAGAGTAGGACCCAGGGCTCTCCAACTTGATGACCAAGGCCCTGGTGGCAACAGTATTTTTCACCTATCTTCGGTTTGCTTACAAAGTAGGAAGGCCTAAATCTTACTTATCTCTGTCCAGGGGGCCCTCAGGTCACCTCTTTACCCACCCAGGGGGTACCCGCCATCATCCTGCCTCCTCGCCCAGCAAGTCAGCCAAACAGCCAATGTGTTTGTTTGGCCACTTAGACCAAGCTACGACCTTATCCTAGACTGCTATATGCCTCAAGGTGCACGCCCAGCTCTTTGGAGTATCAACTAGATGTCAAAATAAAGACTCAGCTACATATACCTCCTGACCCAACGATGTGTAGTTTGAGAGAGATCCAAAGCCAGTGTCTGTGATACCTGGAACACGTCCTCTTCCATTGTCCCATTTCCCGGCATGTAGATCTTGAGATTCTTGAAATGGCTAACAATCTCTTTTGTGTACTGTTGGGCTGACTGGAGGTTAGTGGCCTCTAGATAGCGTCAGGACCAGGGCTGGTCACATGAAAGCCCAAGGCATGACcggcaggaggccagaggagcgCCAGCCCCTTTCTGCACATCTTGCCCTGTGCATCTTTCCTGCGTGGCGACTCATTAGCATCTTCTGTAATCTCATTTATAATGAACGGGAAGTACAGATCTTTCCCTCTGGGTTCCCTGGGCTAGCCCTTCTAGCAGATTATAGACTCTGAGTAGAAGTAGAAGTCATGGGGACCCATAATTTGCAGCCTGTTTTGGTCAGAGTTCTAGAGATCCAGGCTTAGGTATCTTAGCTTTAAAAAACAGTCTGATGGGGCTGAGCCCTTAACCTTAGAGTTCTGATTCTATGTCCAGGAAGACGGTGTCAGAATTGAATTAAATGAGAACAAACAGGGCTGGTGTCCACCGGAGAATCTGTCAGAGGGTAGACAAGGTGTCCTGAGGGGAAAGAGCCTTGATCCCTCAGGGCTCTCGGCAGTTCGGGAAGTGCTGCATAGACAGTAGGGAGGCCACTTCTGTGGTGTTCGCTGTTGTAACAGCTGATGGGAGTAGCAGGTAGGAAATTCCCAGGCTGCTTCAGTGACAAGCGACAAGGCACCATATCTTTTGTCCTTAGCCAGAGATAGAAATGTTCTTGGTTCTATGGATAACTTTTGCCCTTGCTGTAGGCCACACATGTTAGAAGTATTTAGGACACCTGGTCCTGGGTTGGGTTCTTGTTATCTTTCCCTTTACAGAGATGCCTAGACTCTGTACATGAAGGTATGACTGGACCTCCGCTCCAAGGCGTCACCACTGCCTTGGATGAAGGGCTTTGGGATTGATCTCTGTGTTTTCATGGCAGAAATGGGTTTTCTCTCTTATAATCTCTGGATCTTGTGTACTCAAGTGCTGTCTTGATTTCATCCCCTCTCTTTTACAGCAGATCTGTACTCCGATGGCCCTGCCACTGCAGTCTAGCACCATCTTCTGGGCTCCCACTTCACTTTCCAAGGTCTGAAAGTCATTAGGAATGGAGATCCCAGGCCCTTTATAAATCCCAATTCCAGCCCATCTCCTAAATGAGCCCAAGTCTTGAGAGGGGGTGACAGGTAGCTACATAGAGCCCACCTCCTTCTTCCAGGGTAAcactagaaaggaaaacatcccAACtgcacacccccacaccacaTATAGATTTAAAACACTATATAAAAAGGTGCAAGTGTCAGGCCTTCCTTTAGTCTATTAAGGGAAAGCTGCTGTTTCCTGGCTAAAAGAATGGAGTTTAAGTTCCACATCTGGCCCTGACATGGAGCCGACATCCTGATCTGCTCCTCAAATGAGGGCACCTACTATTTCTGAAGAGAATCCATCTAGACCTGTCAGAAACCAGGCAGGCCAGAAGACCACTTCCCAGGAAAGTTGAAAGATATGTTAAGcagatgggaggaataattatcccttGGTGTGATGATGTATTTAACTCTTCCTAGATGCCCTTCCTGATGGAGCTATTTACAGGGCTCCAGCATGCAGTGATGCAGCTATTTACAGAGCTTCCATTATGTAGAGAACGCAGCCATTTACAGGGCTCCAGCATGCAATGATGCAGCCATCTACAGGGCTCCAACATGCAATGATGCAGCAGCCATCTACAGAGCTCTAGCATGCAGTGATGCAGGCATTTACAGAGCTTCGGCATGCAGCGATGCAGCTATTTACAGAGCTTCCATTATGTAGAGAATGCAGCCATTTACAGGGCTCCAGCATGCAGTGATGCAGGCATCTACAGAGCTCTAGCATGCAGTGATGCAGGCATTTAGAGCCTCAGCTATGAAGTGGTGCAGGTATTTACAGGGCTCTGCTATGCAGTGTCACCAGCGTCACCGAACCTGCCCACTTTTCTGAGTTCTAACTCAAATTCTAACTCCCACCACTGCCACCTCTCCTGCCATAAGCCTAAGCATGCTTCCTCCCGCACTCTGTACATCCTAGGTCTCTATAAGTGTGTCCTCTAAACTGTAGCAGACTAGTACAAATGAGGAGGCCATCATACATAGCTGCTTGGTCACAAGTTTCATAGTCACCGGGAAAGAATTTCAGGAAGGAAAAGATCCCAGGAATGAAGTACATATTCTgctctaggcttttttttttttttttttgagagagacagGGTCAcactttgtaaccttggctggcttggaacttgctgtgcagaccatgctggtcccaaactcatagaaatccaccagcctcttatatattttggttgtgagcctagcctttaactgcagagctagccagggctacctagagaaacccggtctcacaaccaccaaaaataaaataaaaataaataaataaaatattgtaaacaTCTCTTctccaaggcagaggcagtcagatctctgtgagttcgaggccatcatGGTCTGcaaggtaagtccaggacagccaaggctacccagagagaaaccctgtctcaaaacaaaacaaaacaaaataaacaacctgtctccaagaaacaaacaaacaaaaaattcaccaGCCTATGCACTCCAAGAGTTGGGACTAAAGGACTATGCCAGGGCAAGAGGCTTAGGGCAATACTTAAGCCAAGCACATAATGTAAACAGAAACAGATACAAATAAGCCCCAGGGCTGGAGCGACAGCCCAgcgttaagagccctggctgctcttccagaggagggGAGTTGCTTTCTCATTCATCGTCCTCGTCCGCTCTCCACAGGAACTACACACACGGGagacacagacttacatgcaagcaaaacacccatacacagaaagcagaagtaaaactaaaaactctgggcctctcccctttccccttatctCACATCATCTAGAAAAGCGAAGTCAAACTGGACTAAAGACTCAACCCCAAATCCCTGAAGCTATGCAGCTGTACTAAGGAAACCCAGAGCAAAAGCTTTGTGGATCTGACCCAAAGGCACAGGGCAACGAAAGCTGAGATAGACTCAAAACAGAAGCTCTGTGTAGCAAAGGTACCATCACGACTGAGAGAGGACTCACAGGAGGGAGACAATACTACAGGTCCCATAGCCTACCTAATAAAGGACTCCTGTCCAAAGCATATAAGGAACTCAGTCACTCACTTGGAGAAAACAAGTTGCATATATAAAGAGACAGAAATTACATAGACATTTCaccaaaaataatacaaaaaagcCCAAATGATATGTAATAAAATGCTTAGCATTACTAACCGTCACAAATTTGCCATTTAGAACCACCGTGAGatatcactttatttttgttaGGTAATCACGATAAAGAGTGAGAGataaggccaggcggtggtggcgcacgcctttaatcccagcactcgggaggcagaggcaggcggatcgctgtgagttcgagaacagcctggtctacaaagcgagtccagaatagctaaggctacacagagaaactctacctcaaaaaaccaaaaaacaaacaaaacaaaattatcctCAGCATTCAGCGGTCCCACCACTGAGCACGGACACAGGAAATGCCTTGATGTTCAGTTCCATAAGCCTGGCCGGTTGGGAGGGTTTCTGGTGATGCACAGAGGGGAGGCTGCTGCTTACaaacatgtgcctacacacatggGAACCCATATGACAGTCAAAGAAGGGACAAGACTTGAAATCACTTATCTAGCTGAGTGGACGGAACATTGTCACTTGGTCTGAAAACAGAACAACCCCGGCTGGGACTTCAGTAGCTTTGCTGATACTGTGCTCTTCTAGGCATGTCCTTTGCCTCAGGAAACACGCAGTATTTACGGTCTGGAACGAGGAAGTCTGCACAATCCCTCAACTAAATATCACTGCCTACGGCGTTACTGTTTCTTCCCACTTCAGATTTGATAGGCTAGCTTTTATGAAATTAAAGAATGccagaaaaatgttttttaagaagTATTTATCAACATCACCAAACCACTCAACTCAAGCAAGCTGGCTAGACGCTTCCAACGCACACTCAAGACCCTCGAGCTAGAATTTGAGTTTGttcttctccattttcctcttGTCCCAGCATGACTCAGGGGCCAAGGGGAAAGTGTCTGTCAGCAGCCCAAGAGCTCTTCTGGttcaccatgttttttttttgctgctgagCAAAAACAGTCACGCCAAGGcaaagtttttacttttatttttttcgtttttcgagacagggtttctctgtgtagccttggctgtcctggactcactttgtagaccaggctggcctcaaactcacagagatccacctacctctgcttcccaagtgctgggattaaaggtgtgcaccaccaggcccggctcatGCCAAGGCAAAGTTAAGTCTTGCTCTCACAGGGAAAGCAGTGCAGACCCAAAGTAGACTTTTtatggttttgagacaaggactcctGCAGCCTAAGGAGGCTCTGAACTCGCTATGTAACTGAGGGTGCCCTTGAACTCCCTGTCATCCTGTGCTcactcttgagtgctaggattacaggcgctCACCAGCATTACTGGGCTTTGGTTTTGATTCTGAATACAGCATATTGCCAGCTAGCTTAATCACAGACGAACCTGGAGACCCGAGCTTACTGTCAGGCGATCGCTCTTTTGACTTGCTGAGATCTGGCTGGAAGCAGATGGCTGACTAGATGCCTTTCACTGTCCCTTTAATCTTTGGGTTTATACCATGCCAGGGCCTGTGACCCAGTGCTCCAGGGGTCACCTGTTTTGGGGAGTGGGCTAAACTGAAGGCTCACGACTTTGCCCATATTCCCACACTGAGCAGGTCAGCCGTGGCCTGCATTCCACAGGCCAAATGGACTGACAGGGAAGATGCTGGTGG
Coding sequences within it:
- the F2r gene encoding proteinase-activated receptor 1; this translates as MGPGRLLLVAAGLSLCSPLLSSRVPKRQPESETADATLNPRSFFLRNPNENIFEQFPMGDEEEQNESASPEGRAVYLNRSRSPPPTPPAPFISEDALGYLTGPWLTLFIPSVYTFVFIVSLPLNMLAIAVFVLKMKVKKPAVVYMLHLAAADVLFVSLLPFKISYYFSGSDWQFGSGMCRFATAAFYCNMYASVMLMTVISIDRFLAVVYPIQSLSWRTLGRANFTCAVIWVMAIVGVVPLLLKEQTTQVPGLNVTTCHDVLNETLLHGFYSSYFSAFSAVFFLLPLIISTVCYTSIIRCLSASSVANRSKKSRALFLSAAVFCIFIVCFGPTNLLLILHYLLLSDSPATEAAYFAYLLCVCVSSISCCIDPLIYYYASSECQRHLYSILCCKESSDPNSYNSTGQLMPSKMDTCSAHLNNSIYKKLLA